The nucleotide sequence CGAAGACCTGGTCAAGCTCTATGCGGCCCGGCAGGCCAGCCCCGGGTTTTCCTTTTCGGCCGACACCCCCTGGCAGCGGGAAATGGAAGATTCCTTCATCTACGTGGATACGCCGGACCAGGAGCAGGCTTCCTTGGACGTGAAGTCGGACATGGAAAAGGCGGTGCCCATGGACCGGCTGATCTGCGGCGACGTGGGCTACGGGAAGACCGAAGTGGCGATCCGCGCCGCGTTCAAGGCGGTTCAGGACGGGAAGCAGGTCGCGGTGCTCGCGCCGACCACCATCCTGGCGCAACAGCACCTCACCACCTTCACCGAACGGCTCGCGGACTATCCGGTGAATATCCGCATGCTGAGCCGGTTCGTCCCGCCGAGGGAGCAGAAAGCCGTTGTCGCGGGGCTCAGCAAGGGCGAAGTGGATATCGTCATCGGTACCCATCGTCTCATATCCGGCGACATCGACTTCAGCGACATGGGCCTGCTCGTGGTCGATGAGGAACAGCGGTTCGGCGTGGTCCACAAGGAACGGCTCAAGCAGTTGAAGACCTCCGTAGACGTCATGACCATGACCGCTACGCCCATCCCGCGGACGCTCCACATGTCGCTGGTCTCCGCCCGCGACATGTCGCTCATCACCACCCCGCCCAGGGACCGGCTGCCGGTGCACACCGAAGTGGTGCGTTTCAACGAGGAGGTGATCTGCGAGGCGATCATGCGGGAGGTGGACCGCGGCGGACAGGTCTTCTTCGTCCACAACCGGGTCCAGTCCATCGAGGCGGTTGCCGAATTCCTCCGGCGCCTCCTGCCCCAGGTGTCATTCGTCGTGGGCCACGGACAGATGCAGGAACGGGAGCTGGAACAAGTCATGATCGATTTCCTGGACCGCAAGTACGACTGCCTCGTGTCCACCATGATCATCGAGTCCGGGCTGGACATCCCCAGCGTGAATACCATCCTGGTGAACCGCGCGGACCGGTTCGGACTGGCCCAGCTGTACCAGCTCCGGGGTCGCGTGGGCCGGTCCAATCACCGGGCCTACGCCTACCTGATGATTCCCGCCGCCGGCACGGTGACCCCCGACGCGCGCAAGCGCCTTGCCGTGATCGCCGAGTACACCGCGCTCGGGTCGGGCTTCCACATCGCCATGCGGGACCTGGAGATCCGGGGCGCCGGCAACCTGCTGGGCACCGAGCAGCACGGGTTCATCTCCTCCATCGGTTTCGATCTGTACTGCCGTCTGTTGAAAGAGGCGATGCAGGACCTCAAGGGCGAGACCCGGGAAGAGACGCCCGAAGCCGAAGTCGAATTGCAGGTAGGTGCCTTCATCCCTGATGACTATATCGCGGACCGGAAGCTCAAGGTCGGATTCTACCAGCGGCTCTCCCGGGTGGAAGACGAGCAGGAGGTCGCCTCGCTCCGCGAAGAGATGCAGGACCGGTTCGGCCGGTTGCCCGATCCGGTGCGCATCCTCTTCGACCTGGTTTCCATTCGGCAGATCTCGGCGAGGATCGGATTGCAGCAGCTCACGGTGCGCGGGAACGAGATGACCGTAGCCTACCGGAACGGTCTCTATCCATCGCAGGACCGTATCGCCAGTGTGACGGACGATCCCGCGCTGGACATCGAATTCCCCCACGGGGACGGATTCCGGATCAGGGTGGGACTGACCGGTGATACGGAGGCTGAACGAGTGGATCTGGCCAAAAACCTGTTGCTCAAACTCCTGTAATTGGTTAATGATACATGCCCGGTTTCCGCAGTTTGACCCGCCCGTTGGAGTGTGAAGACCAGCATGAAATCCGCGGTCCTTTTTGCCGTAATGCTGAAGGTGGCGCTGCTCCTGACGCTGTGCCAGTGCAGTTCGATACCGGAAGACCCCGATTCGGTTGTCGCAAGGGTGAACCAGTCCACGCTGACGGTCGATGAACTGGAAGCCGAACTGGAAGCCGCGGCGTTGTTCGCCGCCACGCCCCAGATGACAAAAGACCGGGTGTCCGACTGGATCCGGACCGAGCTGCTCTACCAGGAAGCCCTTCGGCTGAACCTGGACAGCGACGTCAAGACGGTCCGGGACCTGGAGAGGATGCGCCGGGAGCACCTGGCCAACGTCGTGCTGGAACACATGGCCGCCGACTCGGCGATCGTGGTGTCAGACGAAGAGGTCGAGACCTATTTCGAGGCCAATCGGCAGGAATTCGTTTACCTCGAACCGGAACTCAGGGTCTCGGTGATCGTTCTACCGGACGAGACCTCGGCCCGGCAGGTCCGTAATCAGTTGTCACGCCGGAGCGCTACCTTCGAGGAACTGGCGCGAACGCGGTCGATTCACGCTTCTTCGGTCGATGGTGGGGACCTGGGTTTCCTGAAGAGGATGGATATCAGCGACGTTTCGGTGCAGGAAATTGTCTTTTCCCTGAGTGCCGGCCAGGTTTCACGGCCCGTCCTTTCCGAAAACGGTTCGTTTATATTCAGGGTCGTGGAGCGACGCGAGGCCGGCACGCTGCCGCCGCTGGACGAGGTCCGCGGCGAAATCGTCAACCGGGTATTGCGGGACAAGCGCCGCGAGCTGGTCAGGCGGTACGTCGATGCGCTACGGCAAGCGGCCGACGTGGAAATCCATGACGGAAACCTGATGCGGCCGGAACCCGGCGCGCCGCAGACCGGCGCGACGCAGACCGGCACAGGAGGAGCATGACCTTCCAATCGATCCCCCGGTATTTCCCGCTACTGCTGTTACTGGCCGTGGTCATGGCGGGACGCCCGGTCCAGGGCCAGCAACTGGTGGACTACGTCGTCGCCGTCGTGGACAACGAGATCATCCTCTACTCAGATGTCCTCGAAGCGGTGAAGATGTACCGTATGCAGGAGAGGGAGCAGGAGCCGGAAGACCTCTCGAACCAGTTGTTGAAGGGCATGATCGATATGCGCGTCGTGCTCGCGTACGCGCGGAGGGACAGCGTACGGGTACCCGCTGAACAAGTGAACGGCGCGGTGCGCCAGGTCATTGACCAGTATACGGAACAGCTCGGTTCCGAAGAAGCCCTGGAACATCTGGTGGCTAATTCGGGCATGACCATGCGGGACTGGAACCGGCTGCTCCGGCGCCAGAAGGAAGAGGAACTGCTGCAGCGCAGGCTCGAGGAAGACCGCTTCGGTGAAGTCCGTGTTACCGGCCTGGAAGTGGCCCGGTATTATGAGACCCACTATGACAGCATTCCGTCCAATCCCGTCCAACTCGACCTGAGTCATATCATGATCACGTCACGCCCGGACCCGGAAGTCGTGGCCGCCATGAACGCCCGGATCGAGGAGATCCGGCGCCGCATAGCGGAAGGGGAGGATTTCGGCGAGATGGCGCGGCGGTATTCGGAAGACCTGAACAGCGCCAGAAACGGCGGAGACCTGGGATTCTTCAGCCGCGGCACGTTCATGGCCGATTTCGAAGAGGCGGCGTTCGCCCTGGAAACGGGCGGCGTCAGCCCCACGGTGCAGACGGACGTGGGTCTGCACATCATCAAGCTGGAGGAACGGAGGGACGACCAGATCCGAGTGCGGCACATACTGGTCCAGATCCCGAAGACGGATGAAGACGATCACCGGGCGCAGGAGACGATTTCCATGCTGAGGCAGCGCATTCTCGACGGCGACGAGACTTTTTCTGATGCCGCAGCGAAGTACTCGGAAGACCTGGCCTCCGCTTCCGACGGCGGACACATCGGGGAGTTCATGCTCGACCAGTTGCTGCCCCAGTACCAGGACGCCCTCAACGCCATATCCATCGACGAGATGACCGAACCCATCAAGGTGGTGGACCAGGGGGCCGTCTCCTATCACATCATGCGGCTGAACAACCGGACCGGGGGCGACAAGTACAACCTGGACGACCACTTTCAGGAAATCACGAACATGGCCAAATTCGCCAAGTGGAACGAGGAGCGGGAACGGTGGCTCAAGGATCTCCGCCGCGAGTTGTACATCGACGAACGCGGCCTGGACGCCCTGCCCTGAACGATGCGCCTTGAACGCCCTGCCCTGGACGCCAGTCCTGAACCGAGAGCCACAACGCGCGGCTAAGATGTGACGAACGCACGTCGAACACGCGACAACCCGTGAGATGAGAGTAGATCTCTTTCTGAAACGCTCCCGTATCATTAAACAACGGGACGCCGCCAAGAAGGCCTGCGACCGGGGTATGGTGACCATTTCAGGAAGGTCCGCGAAACCCGGTCACCAGGTCGCGGCGAAGGACGTCGTCGTCGTGGCGTGGCCCGACAGAAGGCTGGAATTCGAAGTGTTGGACGTCCCGGAAGGAAACGTCTCGAAAGACAGGGCGCAATCCATGTACCACGTCCTCAGTGACGAACGCCTGAGCGATGACGTCTCAGATTCAGAATCGCGATGAACGCCCGTCCGGACGCGAAATCCATTGAGCATGCGCCACAGGAAAACCCACCCGGCCGCCCCGGAGCTTCCCTACAGCCAGTTGGCCCCGATATACGATCACGTGATGCGTCACGTGGACTACGATCGGTGGGCCGACTACATTCAGTCGATATTTGAACGGTTCGGGGCGACCCCGAAGGATATTCTCGAACTGGCCTGCGGTACCGGCGTCATGGCGTGTATCCTCGATGACCGCGGTTACCGGATGACGGGCATGGACCGGTCGGAGAGCATGATCGCCGTAGCCAGGCAGAAAGCCCTGGACGGCAGCCGATCCATCACGTTTCAGGCCGGCGACATGGTAGACGTGCCCGTATCGGGAAGCTACGACGCGGTGCTGTGCCTGTACGACAGCATCAACTACATCATGGATGAAGCGGACATCGCCGCCATGATAAATGGACTGCGCGGGGTGCTGAACGCCGCCGGCCTTTTTGTATTCGACGTCTGCACGGAAATCAACTCGCGCAGGTACTTCCATAACCAGGTCGACCAGGAAAGCAACGGGGATTACTCCTATGTCCGGCGTTGCGAGTATTTCCCCGAGTCGCGCGTGCAGGTCAATGAATTCCAGTTAACCTTCCACCGCGGCGGGAAGCGGTATTCCACCCGGGAACGCCACGAACAGCGGATCTATCCCGTGGCCCGGCTGGCGGAGATCTGCCGGCAATCGGGCTATTGCGTACTCGGCGCTTTCGACGGCTTCAGTTTCCAGGAAGCGTCGGAGCGATCCAACCGGGTCCACTACGTGGTCCGCCCCGCCTGATGGACCGTCATTATGGCTTTCGATCGCGTTATAGGTCACGAACGGCAGCGGCAGCGGCTCATGGAGGCCGTAAAGCAGGACCGCCTGGCCCACGGGTATCTGTTCTGCGGACCGCCCGGCGTGGGTGCCGAGGCGCTGGCCATTGAGCTCGCCTGCGCGGTCAACTGCGAATACGGACCCGGGGAGCCCTGCAGTCCGCCCGGTCAGCAAGGTCCGTGCCGCCATTGCCGGCGGATCCGCGCGCTCCAGCATCCTGATGTACACCTCCTCGTTCCCACTTCCTCCGCTCCGCCCCCGGATCGTTCTTCCGGCCGAGGGGAGGGTTCTTCCGGTCGCGGCGAGGGCACGTCCGGCCGCGCGAATGCCCGGGAGGAACGCAGGCAGGGCCTGGCCGCCCGGCTGGCCGAAGACCCCTACGGCGCACCGCCCTTCGGCATGAACGACCTGCTTTCCGTGGAGGATGTCCGGTCGCTGCGCAGGGAGGCATCCGCCAAGCCCTACGAAGGCAGGAGGAAGGTCGCGGTAATCGTCGCGGCGGACCGCATGAACGCCGCGGCCTCGAACGCACTGCTCAAAACGCTCGAAGAGCCACCGGGATCCCTGATGCTCATTCTGACCGCGTCCCGGTCCGGGAGGCTGCTGCCGACCATCGTGTCCCGCTGCCAACCCGTTTTTCTTACGCGCCTGCAAGAAGACGAGGTGAAATCGGCGCTGATCGAGCGATACGACGTATCCCCGGAGGAAGCCGGGGAACTCGCGCGCCGGTCCGAAGGCCGTCTTTCCGAAGCGCTGACGGCAGGTTCGGAGCGAGGTTCGAAGATCCGTGAAGAGGCCTTCGCCTTGCTTGAATGTATATACGACGAGGCACCGCTCAGCCTGTTCGAGCAGGTGGAATCCCTTGCCGCGTCCCATCGCGAAGAACCCGTCGTGGAGAAGATCCTCGACCATTTGCTATCCCTGTACCGCGACCTGTTCGTCCTTTCCTCGGCGAACGGGTCCCCATCGCTTTCGAATGCCGACCGCACGGCGCCGCTGCGGGAACGGGCATCGGCGATGAACGCGGAAGAAATCGAGCGGGGCATCGCGGCTGTCGAGGAAGCCAGGCGGGACATCGCGCGGAACGCCCACGTCCAACTGGCCCTCCTCGTACTCGTCCTCAGACTCAGAATGAACCGTAGATACGAGGGACCCAGGCAGAGGCCTACCACCGAGGTGCCATCCCGCGAAAGACCATCCGGTGGATCATCGTCCCATGCCCTGCCGGCCGCAGATTGATCCGTTGACAAACCCCCTTCCACACCCTATTCTGATGCTGGAACAAAACCGGTCCGCCAGGATTGATCCACCCGCGTCCGAGAGGCTGTCGTGGCAGAGAAAATACTCGTTACAGACGCGTTGCCCTACGCGAACGGCAAGCTGCATATCGGCCATATCGCGGGCGTCCATCTGCCCGGAAATGTCTACGTGCGCTACCAGCGGCTGAAAGGCCGGGACGTCGTGCACGTGAGCGGATCGGACGACCATGGCGTGGCCATTACCCTGGCGGCCGAGAAGCAGGGAATCACGCCCAAGGAACTGGTGGACAAGTACTATCCCGTCATTCGGGGCGCCCTCGAAGAATTCGGCATCGTCTACGACAATTTTTCCCAGACTTCCCGCCCGATCCACCACGAGACCGCCCGGGACTATTTCCGCCGACTGGATGAGAAGAGCTGTTTCGACGTGCGCGAGGTCGACCAGATCTACTGTCCGGCAAACGGACGCTTCCTGCCCGACCGCTACGTGGAGGGCACCTGTCCCCACTGCGGTTCAGACCGGGCCCGGGGCGATCAGTGCGAGGCCTGCGGCACCATCCTGGACGCCACGCAGCTAATCAATCCCCACAGCGATGTCTGCAAAGGACCCCTCGAGGTAAGACCGGCCAACCACTGGTATTTCAAGCTCGCTCGCATGTCCGACCGGCTGCAGGCCTGGATCGATACGAAAACGCACTGGAAGGCCAACGTGCGCAACTACTGCCAGGGCTGGTTCAACGAGGGGTTGTCCGACCGGCCCATCTCCCGCGACCTGGATTGGGGCGTGGCGCTGCCGATCGAGGAAGCGGTGGGCAAGGTCATGTACGTCTGGTTCGAGAACACGCTGGGCTACGTGTCGTCCACCCGGGAATGGGCGGTGGAGCAGGGCGACCCCGACCTTTGGAAGGACTACTGGCTGAACCCGGACTGCAAGCTCGTGAA is from Gemmatimonadota bacterium and encodes:
- a CDS encoding S4 domain-containing protein, with the protein product MRVDLFLKRSRIIKQRDAAKKACDRGMVTISGRSAKPGHQVAAKDVVVVAWPDRRLEFEVLDVPEGNVSKDRAQSMYHVLSDERLSDDVSDSESR
- the mfd gene encoding transcription-repair coupling factor — translated: LHRVQKYVGSDGEAPTLSKLGGRAWEQAKKRTRKAVRAIAEDLVKLYAARQASPGFSFSADTPWQREMEDSFIYVDTPDQEQASLDVKSDMEKAVPMDRLICGDVGYGKTEVAIRAAFKAVQDGKQVAVLAPTTILAQQHLTTFTERLADYPVNIRMLSRFVPPREQKAVVAGLSKGEVDIVIGTHRLISGDIDFSDMGLLVVDEEQRFGVVHKERLKQLKTSVDVMTMTATPIPRTLHMSLVSARDMSLITTPPRDRLPVHTEVVRFNEEVICEAIMREVDRGGQVFFVHNRVQSIEAVAEFLRRLLPQVSFVVGHGQMQERELEQVMIDFLDRKYDCLVSTMIIESGLDIPSVNTILVNRADRFGLAQLYQLRGRVGRSNHRAYAYLMIPAAGTVTPDARKRLAVIAEYTALGSGFHIAMRDLEIRGAGNLLGTEQHGFISSIGFDLYCRLLKEAMQDLKGETREETPEAEVELQVGAFIPDDYIADRKLKVGFYQRLSRVEDEQEVASLREEMQDRFGRLPDPVRILFDLVSIRQISARIGLQQLTVRGNEMTVAYRNGLYPSQDRIASVTDDPALDIEFPHGDGFRIRVGLTGDTEAERVDLAKNLLLKLL
- a CDS encoding peptidylprolyl isomerase, which translates into the protein MTFQSIPRYFPLLLLLAVVMAGRPVQGQQLVDYVVAVVDNEIILYSDVLEAVKMYRMQEREQEPEDLSNQLLKGMIDMRVVLAYARRDSVRVPAEQVNGAVRQVIDQYTEQLGSEEALEHLVANSGMTMRDWNRLLRRQKEEELLQRRLEEDRFGEVRVTGLEVARYYETHYDSIPSNPVQLDLSHIMITSRPDPEVVAAMNARIEEIRRRIAEGEDFGEMARRYSEDLNSARNGGDLGFFSRGTFMADFEEAAFALETGGVSPTVQTDVGLHIIKLEERRDDQIRVRHILVQIPKTDEDDHRAQETISMLRQRILDGDETFSDAAAKYSEDLASASDGGHIGEFMLDQLLPQYQDALNAISIDEMTEPIKVVDQGAVSYHIMRLNNRTGGDKYNLDDHFQEITNMAKFAKWNEERERWLKDLRRELYIDERGLDALP
- a CDS encoding class I SAM-dependent methyltransferase, which produces MRHRKTHPAAPELPYSQLAPIYDHVMRHVDYDRWADYIQSIFERFGATPKDILELACGTGVMACILDDRGYRMTGMDRSESMIAVARQKALDGSRSITFQAGDMVDVPVSGSYDAVLCLYDSINYIMDEADIAAMINGLRGVLNAAGLFVFDVCTEINSRRYFHNQVDQESNGDYSYVRRCEYFPESRVQVNEFQLTFHRGGKRYSTRERHEQRIYPVARLAEICRQSGYCVLGAFDGFSFQEASERSNRVHYVVRPA
- a CDS encoding peptidyl-prolyl cis-trans isomerase, giving the protein MKSAVLFAVMLKVALLLTLCQCSSIPEDPDSVVARVNQSTLTVDELEAELEAAALFAATPQMTKDRVSDWIRTELLYQEALRLNLDSDVKTVRDLERMRREHLANVVLEHMAADSAIVVSDEEVETYFEANRQEFVYLEPELRVSVIVLPDETSARQVRNQLSRRSATFEELARTRSIHASSVDGGDLGFLKRMDISDVSVQEIVFSLSAGQVSRPVLSENGSFIFRVVERREAGTLPPLDEVRGEIVNRVLRDKRRELVRRYVDALRQAADVEIHDGNLMRPEPGAPQTGATQTGTGGA